One part of the Bacillota bacterium genome encodes these proteins:
- a CDS encoding ATP-binding cassette domain-containing protein, with protein MEVRNVVKRYGRVAAVNGVSFSVAYGEIFGLLGPNGAGKTTTIRMLTTLTRPTSGELYVAGYQVRKNPVEVKKQIGVVPQQNNLERELTGRENLLLHALLHKLPKSVREQRIAELLAYVGLDGWADERVQNYSGGMARRLLIARALVHQPPILFLDEPTIGLDPQTRRRIWDLIRLLNRDLGVTVLLTTHYIEEAESLCHRVGIMDRGKLIALGSPGELKQSLGSYCVEFLNEQGTERHFFATRQEARAFAGTQDRDAVVRRTNLEDVFVELTGREGGGLTSG; from the coding sequence CTGGAGGTGCGCAATGTTGTAAAGCGCTACGGCAGGGTTGCAGCCGTCAACGGGGTGAGCTTCAGCGTGGCTTACGGGGAGATCTTCGGACTGCTTGGCCCCAACGGGGCAGGCAAAACGACCACCATCCGGATGCTGACAACCTTGACGCGGCCCACCTCGGGCGAGCTTTACGTGGCAGGCTACCAGGTGCGGAAAAATCCTGTTGAGGTTAAGAAGCAGATCGGGGTGGTGCCCCAGCAGAATAACCTGGAAAGGGAGTTGACGGGCCGGGAGAACCTCCTCCTCCACGCCCTCCTCCACAAGCTGCCGAAAAGCGTCCGGGAGCAGAGAATTGCCGAACTTCTCGCCTACGTGGGCTTGGACGGCTGGGCTGACGAGCGCGTCCAGAACTACTCGGGAGGGATGGCGCGGCGCCTGCTGATCGCCCGGGCGCTGGTGCATCAGCCCCCGATACTTTTTCTGGACGAACCCACCATCGGGCTCGATCCTCAGACGCGGAGGAGGATCTGGGATTTGATCCGCCTGCTGAACCGCGATTTGGGTGTCACCGTGCTCTTAACCACCCATTATATTGAGGAGGCAGAGAGCCTGTGCCACAGGGTGGGGATCATGGACCGCGGGAAGCTGATTGCCCTCGGGTCCCCAGGCGAGCTCAAGCAAAGCCTGGGCAGCTACTGCGTGGAGTTTTTAAACGAGCAGGGGACGGAGCGCCACTTCTTTGCAACCCGGCAGGAGGCGCGCGCCTTTGCCGGAACTCAGGATCGTGATGCTGTGGTCCGGCGGACCAACCTGGAAGATGTTTTCGTGGAGCTGACGGGACGTGAAGGAGGAGGGCTTACCTCTGGATAG
- a CDS encoding ABC transporter permease → MKEEGLPLDRANPARTIAARAARCLDWLPIVLALGIIWRRRWWRFLIGGLNRPLIFLAIFAWNLGSPAAPAAGSYLGFLIPGLVVMAAVSASYADLVNWFTLRRTYYRILDEYLLAPISNASLLAGYILGAAGKGFATALAVFLAAHLFVEGFHIAPLFFLQLFVVCLTFACLAVAVAMVAGGDKDTLLFTNLIVFPMTFFCGTFFPVERLPGFLKLGSWFLPLTAATYNLRGLALTGASNLSWLGQSLGWLGAFYLLAYYLFKLRRED, encoded by the coding sequence GTGAAGGAGGAGGGCTTACCTCTGGATAGAGCGAATCCTGCCCGAACCATCGCGGCGCGGGCAGCGCGGTGCCTGGATTGGCTGCCGATTGTGCTGGCGCTGGGGATTATCTGGCGGCGGCGCTGGTGGCGCTTTCTCATCGGGGGGTTGAACCGGCCGCTCATTTTCCTTGCCATCTTTGCCTGGAACCTGGGGAGTCCCGCGGCGCCTGCTGCCGGTAGTTATCTGGGCTTTCTCATACCCGGACTGGTGGTGATGGCGGCCGTATCGGCCAGCTACGCCGACCTCGTCAACTGGTTCACCTTGCGGAGAACCTATTACCGCATCCTGGACGAGTATTTGCTTGCACCGATTTCGAACGCTTCCCTCCTTGCAGGATATATTTTAGGGGCAGCAGGCAAAGGTTTTGCGACCGCTCTCGCGGTTTTTCTCGCGGCCCACCTCTTTGTTGAGGGGTTTCACATTGCGCCCTTGTTTTTCCTCCAGCTGTTCGTCGTCTGTCTCACCTTTGCCTGCCTCGCCGTTGCCGTGGCCATGGTTGCCGGAGGGGACAAAGACACGCTTCTCTTCACCAACTTAATCGTTTTCCCCATGACGTTTTTCTGCGGCACTTTCTTCCCCGTGGAAAGGCTGCCTGGTTTCCTGAAGCTCGGAAGCTGGTTTCTGCCCCTGACGGCGGCTACCTACAACCTGCGCGGCCTGGCTCTCACCGGAGCCAGCAACCTGAGCTGGCTGGGCCAGAGCCTGGGCTGGCTCGGAGCTTTTTACCTTCTTGCTTACTATTTATTCAAACTAAGGCGGGAGGACTGA